In Scleropages formosus chromosome 20, fSclFor1.1, whole genome shotgun sequence, a single window of DNA contains:
- the nacc1b gene encoding nucleus accumbens-associated protein 1, with protein MAQTLQMAIPNFGNNVLECLNEQRLQGLYCDVSVVVKGHAFKAHRAVLAASSSYFRDLFNTGGKSSVVELPSAVQPQSFQQILSFCYTGRLSMNVGDQFLLMYTAGFLQIQQIMEKGTEFFLKVSSPSCDSQGLQAEETPSSEPQSPVTQTSTAAAAPVGSVTTGGAPGSNGGVAATTVSRPASCLTPLSLVSRVKMEQQEASSYSVVCTPVAKRLWEGGSREAGGGSGGGGGGGMRKAARFSLDGGRSGGAPPQGGVGNGAPGTSNSNSNNNNNNTTSEGTSPGTLSAYTSDSPNSYHDDDEEEEVPEDGTEEQYRQICNMYTMYSMLNVGAAASERVDALPDHMASDTRNRMRVRQDLASLPAELITQIGNRCHPKLYEEGDPAEKLELVTGTSVFITRAQLMNCHVSAGTRHKVLLRRLLASFFDRNTLANSCGTGIRSSTNDPSRKPLDSRVLHAVKFYCQNFAPSFKESEMNAIAADMCTNARRVVRKSWIPKLKLLMAEGDAYSSFLPDTVKMEADGLASEHGFEAASLEAGGASAEGGTSSEALQGVGGDGSTLF; from the exons ATGGCTCAGACGCTGCAGATGGCTATTCCCAATTTTGGCAACAACGTCTTGGAGTGTCTGAATGAGCAGCGGCTGCAAGGCCTGTACTGCGATGTCTCTGTGGTGGTGAAAGGTCATGCCTTCAAGGCACACCGTGCTGTTCTGGCTGCCAGTAGCTCCTACTTCCGGGACCTCTTCAACACGGGTGGCAAGAGCTCTGTGGTGGAGCTGCCCTCGGCTGTGCAGCCCCAGAGCTTCCAGCAGATCCTGTCCTTCTGCTACACTGGCCGTCTCAGCATGAATGTCGGTGACCAGTTCTTGCTCATGTATACCGCTGGCTTCCTGCAGATCCAACAGATCATGGAGAAAGGTACAGAGTTCTTCCTCAAGGTCAGCTCTCCCAGCTGTGACTCACAGGGGCTGCAGGCTGAAGAGACCCCATCTTCAGAGCCCCAGAGCCCTGTCACGCAGACTTCCACTGCAGCAGCGGCACCAGTGGGCAGTGTCACCACAGGAGGTGCACCGGGAAGCAATGGGGGTGTTGCTGCTACTACAGTCAGCCGCCCAGCTTCCTGTCTCACCCCTTTATCCCTGGTGTCTCGGGTGAAGATGGAGCAGCAAGAGGCTTCCTCCTACTCTGTGGTCTGTACACCTGTGGCCAAGCGGCTTTGGGAGGGTGGCAGCAGGGAGGCCGGTGGAGGTTCAGGCGGAGGGGGTGGTGGCGGGATGCGTAAGGCTGCCAGATTTTCTCTGGATGGGGGCAGAAGTGGGGGTGCACCGCCACAAGGTGGAGTTGGCAATGGAGCCCCAGGCACTAGCAACagtaacagcaacaacaacaacaataataccaCCTCAGAGGGCACAAGCCCTGGCACCCTGAGTGCCTACACAAGCGACTCCCCAAATTCCTACCATGacgatgatgaggaggaggaggtcccTGAGGATGGCACAGAGGAGCAGTATCGGCAGATCTGCAACATGTACACCATGTACAGCATGCTCAATGTGGGGGCGGCAG CCAGCGAGCGCGTAGACGCCCTGCCTGACCACATGGCCTCCGATACCCGGAATAGGATGCGTGTGCGGCAGGACCTGGCCTCTCTGCCCGCTGAGCTCATCACCCAGATTGGCAACCGATGCCACCCCAAGCTGTACGAGGAGGGTGACCCTGCAGAGAAACTGGAGCTCGTCACAG GCACCAGTGTCTTCATTACGCGGGCCCAGTTAATGAACTGTCACGTCAGCGCAGGTACCCGGCACAAAGTGCTGCTGAGGAGACTGCTGGCGTCTTTCTTTGACAG AAACACTCTGGCTAACAGCTGTGGAACAGGCATCCGCTCCTCCACCAACGACCCCAGTCGCAAGCCCCTGGATAGCCGAGTGCTGCACGCCGTCAAGT TTTACTGCCAGAACTTTGCCCCAAGTTTCAAAGAGAGTGAAATGAACGCCATCGCAGCTGACATGTGCACAAATGCACGGCGTGTCGTGCGCAAGAGTTGGATCCCCAAGTTGAAGCTGCTGATGGCAGAGGGCGATGCCTACTCCAGCTTCCTCCCCGACACGGTCAAGATGGAGGCAGATGGCCTGGCCAGCGAGCATGGGTTTGAGGCAGCCAGTCTAGAGGCAGGAGGGGCCTCGGCTGAGGGGGGGACCTCAAGCGAGGCCCTGCAGGGAGTTGGGGGTGACGGCAGCACTTTGTTTTAG